TCGTCGATGGGATCGAGCACCAGCCCGGTGTAGTCGTAGCCGGAATAGACGGTCGTTCCGGCGTCGTGCGCGGCCGGAGCGGTGTTGGCCACGCCCCGCTGCACGGTGAGATTGGCGGTGCCGCCGCCGCTTTCGATGAGCATCTGCTCGCCGTCGATGATGATGAGTTCGCCGTCGGCAAAGCGCGGTTCGGCCAGGGAATGGCGGTCTGCGCCGCGTCGATGGCCGAAGCGAGGCTCGTCTGCTCGTTGGCGACGTAGAGCTGCCGATCCTTGATGTCGCCGTCGGTGCCGTTGTAGCTCTCGGCCTCGGGGCGGCTGAAATCCCCCTCGGAAATCTGCTGGGTCAGCGCTTCGTCAAGATAGAGATGTATCGCCATGGGTTCTCCTTCAGGTGGGCCACTGGGTGGCGCGATAGTTGTTGGTGGCGGCCTCGAACCCGGCCTGCGTCGGCGCGTGCAGATCCTGCTGACGGAACAGCCAGCGGTAGGAAGGCCGCGACCAGCGGAATCCGGCCTGGTTGAGGCGCATGCGGCTGACGCGCATCGGGCGGGTCCGATCCACGGAGAGGCGCAGGCCGGTGGTGTTGAGCGGGCTCGCGCCCAGCTTCATGGTCTCGACCCGATGGCGCTGGAGAGAACCTGTGTCCACGTAGACTTCAAGCGAGGCCCGTTCGCCGGTCAGATTCGCATTGCTCAGATACCGGGTGTTCAGGGTGTTCGCGTTGAGCCGGAACACAGGCCCTCTCCGCCGCCATCGGTCGATCCGGTCGACGGCCAGGGTGACGTCCGCGTCGCAGCCAGCGGTGGAGGCGAGCAGCAGATTGCTGATGCCGCCCTGGTTGGCGGTGAGATCGAGACCTGCGTTGAGCCTGGCGCGGCCAAGCTGGAAACAGAGGCGGTGCCGGGATTCCAGGGGCAGGCGCAGGTCGTACTTGGCTTCCGCCCGTTCGACCGGTTCCGCCTGCGTGTCGAAAAAGAAATCCTTCTGCCGGAAGCAGTAGCGCAGCGCGGTCTCGCCATGGGTCAGCGGCTTGCGGTTGAGATGGCTCTCGCCCAGCCCGAAGCCGCTTTCCAGCACATCCCCTTCGAAATCGCGGCCGGTGTAGATGGGCGTGCAGAAGGAAACCCGGTCCTCGCCGACGCGGGTGTACGGAAGCCGCCAGTCGTTGAGGGCCTTGTGGTTCAGGCGCATCCGGTTCTGGCGGCCGTGAAAACGGGAGACCTTCACGGCGGCCCGGTCGATTTCCGGGATCATCTCCGTGGTGCTGGTGAGCTGCAGCAGCTCCCAGGCCCTCTGCTTGTTGGTCAGGTGACGGCAGGAACCGAGCGAGGAACGTCCGAGGACGAAGGTCTCGTCGAGAAACGCCAGCACGATCCGGCGCACGGCGTTGGCATGCCCGAAGTCGAGCATCGCGCCGCCTTCGATCCATTCCAGGAGGAACTGGAGCCAGAAACAGCGCGTGCCCGCCGGGTGGTGAAACACCAGGGCGTCGCGCAGCCCCTCGGTCTGGTTGAGACACAGCACGCGAAACACGCCGAGGCTGAACACCAGCCCGGGCAGCTTGGCGTTGCTGAGTCTGGAGCGGGCATTGAGACGCAGAGCCGAGCGGAAGGTCTCCTGCAGTTCCCCCTGCCAACCGAGCGCGTCAAAGTCGCGTTCGATGGCCGGGATGGTGCCCTTGCGGCGATAGATCTCGACCGCCTCCCGCACGCGGCGGCGCTGGCAGTCCGGCGAACAGGTGCCGTCCACTTCGAGGCCGACCAGTCTCGCCAGCAGCGGCAGGAAGCGTTCGTCGCAATGATCGACATCGAAGATGGTCGGGAAGTCGTCGATGGCCTGCTTGAGCTCGTCGAGCGTTCCGGCGGGAAGGCTCAGAAAGGTGCGCAGGTCACCGGCCTCGTCGTTGTGCTCGTAAAGCGGCGGCAGCAGGCCGAGCAGATTGTCCTTGAACCAATCCGACATCAACCGGCCCTCCGCAGATCGAGGTTGACGGTGCCGAGAACCGGGATTTCGCCGTGGCGCAGCTCGATGTCCTGCTGCGGCGCGTAGAGGTGCATGTGGCTGACGCCGCGCACGCCGTCGATCAGGGCCACCAGGTCGGAGAAGTGAATGGTCTGGCCGAAGGAGACTTGGTCGAAGGAAAAGAAATCGGAGAGCGCGGCTTCGATGCGGCTGCGCACGTTTTCCAGCGGTTCACCGGGCCAGATGTAGACCTCGGCGTCGATGGAAACGGGCCGGTAGATCGGATCGAACAGGTTGATCTCGACCGTGATGACCTTGCGGCGTTCGAGAAACTCCGCGAGGTCCCGCTTGAGCAGCGCCGAGGGCATTCCGCCGCCGTTGGGGGCGATGGCCAGTTGGACGTTGTAATAGCGGATGTTCTGACAGGCATTGGTGTCGAGCACCTTGGCCTTGGCGACGCCGGGGTAACCTTCGGCGAGCGCCTGGTAATCCTCCAGGGTGACGGCCTTCCAGAGACTGCGCAGCTCCGCCGGTGCCTGTCGGCGGGCGTGTTCGAGGGCTTCCCGCGAAGCGCCGCCGGTGGCGGGCACCGGGTTGGTGACGGTCAGGGAGACCTGGCCGCCGTCGAGGTAGACCGGGCTCAGCAGTTGGGTGATCCGGTTCGGACCGAGATTGCCCTGGTCTCCGATGGTTTGCAGATAGCTGACGGTGATGGCGCTTCCCTGGGCGGGTACAGCACCGCTTTGCCCGTCGCCGAAAATCAGGGTGGAGATGTCGAGGGCGTCCAGGTCGGCCATGAAATGACGGCTGTCGGCCAGGCTGTCCTGGAAATGATCGACCTCGCTCCAGGCGTCGTCCCCCACCGTAACGGTGATGGTGCCCTGGGCGATGACGTCGCCGGTCAGGCGGATGCGCTGGAATGGCAGCCCCGTCGACGTGAAGGTCTCGGTGCGGCGCACGCCTTGCCGGGCCGGGATGTCCACCGAGAGCACGCCTCGCGGGATCAGGCCGTCCTCGACCGTCTCGAAATCCGCCTCGCCGTCACTCAGCAAGGCGCGGCAGGCCGTCCCCGCCGGAATGGTCAGATCCTTGCCGAGCGGGGCGGAGAGCCGGAAGCGCAGCGTGGTGGTGGAGGCCACCGGCGAGTCCAGCCGGTAGCCGATGAGCTTGCAGAGGTTGATGACGTTCTGGCGCTGGCGGGCCGTGGGCAGAAAGGCCTCCGCCGCCTGGGCGTCCAGGTAGTAGGCCAGCATGTCGCCCACGCCGCAGAACAGATCGAGCAGGACGACGCCGAGATCGGAGTGGTTGAAATCGGTCCAGCGGTCGGTGAGCTGCGGGATCTTCGCCAGCAGCTCCTGGCGGATCGATTCGTAATCCTTGTTGATGTATCCGATGCTTGCGCGGCCCATGGTCTCTCCGGTTTTCGGCGGTTATGCGAGAGCGCCTGATGCTCTCGCCACGCCGGTTACTTACCGGAAGGGGCCTGGATGTGTCGGAGGCGGGACGCCTCAGCGGGTGGGATTGGCTGCCCCTTCCCGGTAGAAGGGATAAACCAGATTCCCTTCCACCTGGCTCTGGATCACGCGATAGGCGATATGTACTGGCAGGAGGTTTCTGTCCGTATTTACCGGAAGGTCATCGAATCGCACATCCGTAATGATCACCCGCTTTTCCCAGCGCTTGATGGCGTCGATGACGTAATGGCGCAGCAGCCCCTTGAGCACTTCATCGTTCTGTTCGAACACCAGATCCTTCAGCCTGGAGCCGAACTCCGGATTCATGAACCGTTCGCCGATCCGGGTGCCGAGGATCTGCAGGATGCTTTCGCGGATATGCTCGTGCTCCCGCGAGGTCGAGGCGGAAATCTGGGTGCCGCCGGAAACGGACTGAAATCGAAAAGGATGGCGCAACCCCGCGCCGAGAAAATCAAAATTCATCAGTCACGCTCCTCACAATTCAATTGGCATTGACCGGAACAGTCGGGGAAGGCCTCATCCCCTTCCGATGCCTCGCTGAAGAAACGCGCCACCAACTCCAGGCCGCTCCTCAGGGTCAGATGAATGGTCCCATCGGCCTCGATCAGTCCAGCATGGCCTGATTCCTCACAATGGAAGCCCTTGGCACCTCCGGAGATCAGATGAACAGTGATGCTTTCTCCAATTCCCTCG
The genomic region above belongs to Syntrophotaleaceae bacterium and contains:
- a CDS encoding phage tail protein, which translates into the protein MSDWFKDNLLGLLPPLYEHNDEAGDLRTFLSLPAGTLDELKQAIDDFPTIFDVDHCDERFLPLLARLVGLEVDGTCSPDCQRRRVREAVEIYRRKGTIPAIERDFDALGWQGELQETFRSALRLNARSRLSNAKLPGLVFSLGVFRVLCLNQTEGLRDALVFHHPAGTRCFWLQFLLEWIEGGAMLDFGHANAVRRIVLAFLDETFVLGRSSLGSCRHLTNKQRAWELLQLTSTTEMIPEIDRAAVKVSRFHGRQNRMRLNHKALNDWRLPYTRVGEDRVSFCTPIYTGRDFEGDVLESGFGLGESHLNRKPLTHGETALRYCFRQKDFFFDTQAEPVERAEAKYDLRLPLESRHRLCFQLGRARLNAGLDLTANQGGISNLLLASTAGCDADVTLAVDRIDRWRRRGPVFRLNANTLNTRYLSNANLTGERASLEVYVDTGSLQRHRVETMKLGASPLNTTGLRLSVDRTRPMRVSRMRLNQAGFRWSRPSYRWLFRQQDLHAPTQAGFEAATNNYRATQWPT
- a CDS encoding GPW/gp25 family protein, with product MNFDFLGAGLRHPFRFQSVSGGTQISASTSREHEHIRESILQILGTRIGERFMNPEFGSRLKDLVFEQNDEVLKGLLRHYVIDAIKRWEKRVIITDVRFDDLPVNTDRNLLPVHIAYRVIQSQVEGNLVYPFYREGAANPTR
- a CDS encoding baseplate J/gp47 family protein; protein product: MGRASIGYINKDYESIRQELLAKIPQLTDRWTDFNHSDLGVVLLDLFCGVGDMLAYYLDAQAAEAFLPTARQRQNVINLCKLIGYRLDSPVASTTTLRFRLSAPLGKDLTIPAGTACRALLSDGEADFETVEDGLIPRGVLSVDIPARQGVRRTETFTSTGLPFQRIRLTGDVIAQGTITVTVGDDAWSEVDHFQDSLADSRHFMADLDALDISTLIFGDGQSGAVPAQGSAITVSYLQTIGDQGNLGPNRITQLLSPVYLDGGQVSLTVTNPVPATGGASREALEHARRQAPAELRSLWKAVTLEDYQALAEGYPGVAKAKVLDTNACQNIRYYNVQLAIAPNGGGMPSALLKRDLAEFLERRKVITVEINLFDPIYRPVSIDAEVYIWPGEPLENVRSRIEAALSDFFSFDQVSFGQTIHFSDLVALIDGVRGVSHMHLYAPQQDIELRHGEIPVLGTVNLDLRRAG